The nucleotide sequence GACCGCCCGCCGCTACGACCGCGAGGCGGGGCACGGGCGACGTGAGACCCGCTCGGTGCGCACCCTCACCGTCACCAGTCTCGGGCTGGACTTCCCGCACGTGGCGCAGGCCGCGAAGATCCACCGGCATCGCACCGACCTCAAAACCGGCAAGATCACCCGTGAGACCGTCTACGCCATCACCGACCTGACGGCGCGTGCGGCATCTCCCCAGGCCATCGGCCAACTCGCCCGCGCGCAATGGGGCATCGAGGCCGTGCACCACGTAAGAGACACCACGTTCGGCGAGGACGCCTCGAAGATCCGCACCGGCCACGGACCGGAGAACATGGCCACCCTGCGCAGCTTCGCGATCAGCACCCTACACACCGCTGGGCACCACAGCATCGCCGCCGGCCTGCGCGAGCTCTCCTACACGCCCTTCACCCGCCCACTGGACCTGATCGGACTACCTTGACCAGCAACACCACATGATCACCAGGACTTTGAATCAGCCCTGCGTCGGTGCCGAGTAGGGCACCACCCGCTCCAGCCGGTTCTTCGTCGTTTCCGCCCGTATCCGCAGCGTGCGGTGGGCCGGATCGACGTCATCGGTCCGCAGCGAGCACAGTTCCTCACGGCGCAGGGCGGCGTCGTAGGCCAGGGCGAGCATCACGCGGTTGCGTACCGGCTCGTGCTTGGCGACCTCCAGGACACTCAGCCACTGCTGTTCTCCGGGAATCCACGGCAGCTTCGTCAGTCGGGGCACCAGACCGCGCTGCTGACCGCCGCTGCGTCGGCCGGGGGTGTACCGACCGCGGCCGACGGGGTTGGAATCCCGTAGCCCCTCTTCCATGACGAAGTCGTAGAACAGACGGACCGGTACCAGCCGCTGCTGGATCGTCGCGTTCGCCAGTCCCGCCCCCGAGTCGATCGAGATCACGTTCGCACCCCGGCGATGCGGCCGCGAGCTCAACTCCCGTACGTAGACGGCGATATGGGCGCGGTTCGCGGCGACCGGGTCGACGCTCTCCCGCTCGCACATCAGCAGGTACTCGGCCAGTCCCCGGCCGTAGGCATCGATCGTGCGTGGCGCACGTCCGAGATCCGTCCAGACCGTCAGCCAGGCCGCCGCCTGCTCGTGCCGGCCGAGCACCGGCCACTTCTCCGTGAGCACCGTCGTGCCGCTCAAGTCATCTCCCAAGTCCGTGGTTGTGCCGGGGAGACATGATCACCCCGGCAGATTCCACGTAACTTTTAAGAAGATCAAAAGGCAGCTCTACGGACGAGCCGGATTCGAACTACCGGTAGTTCGTTAAATCCGGCGGTGGCGTGGGTTGACGACGGGTCGAGTTGGTCGTAGGCCGGTCATAGGAGCCAACTGCCTTGCCGGAGGCTAAAGATGACTGCCCGCCGTCCGTGTCCGCCTGCGCCGGGGCCGCTGGAGGACTACGCGGCCCAGTTCGACGACCTCTTCTTCAGCCTGGCCCAGCGGCGAGGATTTCGCGAGTATCTGACCGGGCTGCTGGCGCCGCGAGAGCGGAACAAGACGATCACCTGCCTGGCCGGGGCGGAGCCAGTGGCCGGTGCGGGGAAGCCAGGGGTACAGCGGCTGCAGTTCTTCCTGTCCGAGTCGCCCTGGGAGGCCGAACAGATCAACGACCGGAGGCTTGAACTGCTGCGCAAGGAACCGGCGACCGCTCCGCACGACGGCGGGATCATCGTGATCGACGACTCCGGGGACCGCAAGGCCGGCACCGCGACCGCGAATGTGGGCCGGCAGTGGCTGGGCCGGTACGGCAAGACCGACAACGGCATCGTCACGGTGACCACGGTATGGACCGACGGCCGCGTCTACTACCCGCTGCACACGCACCCCTACACCCCTGCCCACCACTTCCCCCGCGGCCGGTCCGACCCGGCCTTCCGCACGAAACCGCAGCTGGCCGCCGCCCTCGCGGCCCGCGGGAAGGAGGCGGGCTTTTCCTGCCGGGCGGTGGTCGCCGACTGCGCCTACTCCGTCAGCGACGACTGGTATCTCGCACTGCGCGAGGCCGGCCTGGCCTACGTGGTCGCGCTCAAGCCGCACCGCGGCACCTGGGCCCCGGCCGACCAGCCGCACACCCCCATCGAGGCCGCGCACGCCCTGACCTGGCGCGATGCCAGACATCCAGGCGACTGGACGCCCGTGGAGCGTCACTTCCGCGACGGGCACACCGAGACTTGGTGGGCCGCCGATGCCCGACTGGGCGGCTACGGTCCCGACTCGCCCTGCCGTCTGGTCGTGGCCACCACCGACCCGGCCGCCCTGCCGGAGAAGGCCACCTGGTATCTGGCCACCAACCTGCCCCACCCCGACGCACCCCACCACGCCGCCGGCCCGCACCCGCCCGCCGACCTCGCCGAGATCGTCCGACTCTACGGACTGCGGCCCTGGATCGAGCAGAGCTACAAGCAGATCAAGGACGAACTCGGCTGGGCCGACTTCCAAGTCCGCTCCGACCGCGCCATCCGCCGCCACCAGACCCTGG is from Streptomyces sp. NBC_01314 and encodes:
- a CDS encoding tyrosine-type recombinase/integrase, translating into MSGTTVLTEKWPVLGRHEQAAAWLTVWTDLGRAPRTIDAYGRGLAEYLLMCERESVDPVAANRAHIAVYVRELSSRPHRRGANVISIDSGAGLANATIQQRLVPVRLFYDFVMEEGLRDSNPVGRGRYTPGRRSGGQQRGLVPRLTKLPWIPGEQQWLSVLEVAKHEPVRNRVMLALAYDAALRREELCSLRTDDVDPAHRTLRIRAETTKNRLERVVPYSAPTQG
- a CDS encoding IS701 family transposase; translated protein: MTARRPCPPAPGPLEDYAAQFDDLFFSLAQRRGFREYLTGLLAPRERNKTITCLAGAEPVAGAGKPGVQRLQFFLSESPWEAEQINDRRLELLRKEPATAPHDGGIIVIDDSGDRKAGTATANVGRQWLGRYGKTDNGIVTVTTVWTDGRVYYPLHTHPYTPAHHFPRGRSDPAFRTKPQLAAALAARGKEAGFSCRAVVADCAYSVSDDWYLALREAGLAYVVALKPHRGTWAPADQPHTPIEAAHALTWRDARHPGDWTPVERHFRDGHTETWWAADARLGGYGPDSPCRLVVATTDPAALPEKATWYLATNLPHPDAPHHAAGPHPPADLAEIVRLYGLRPWIEQSYKQIKDELGWADFQVRSDRAIRRHQTLVNCAFSFCWDQWFTPPGPLDATAPDPCPDEGPERGTNRTPPTPTALLAQGITFGPLLAHPRHHPHPMVASMDGHGPTPRPPGPNRRGHHRTRY